The following DNA comes from Micromonospora chokoriensis.
GATCCTCCGCGACCCGACCCGACCCGACCCGACCCGAGCCGAGCCGAGCCGAGCCGAGCCGAGCCGACCCGGACGGTGCGGTTGGCTTCGTACAATTCCTGCCATGCCGGAGATCGTCGAGTTGCTGGCCTCGCCCGTGCACCGCTTCCTGGGCCGGCCCTCCGACGGCCCGGCGCCGGCACCGCCCGGCGAGCTGGTCGACGCGGTGCGGATCCGGGCCGGTCTCGGCATCGTCGGCGACCGCTACTTCGGCCAGCAGGCGCACCGCGACGCCAGCGTCACGGTCATCGCCCAGGAGTCGCTGCCGGCCGACATCGGCCTGGCCGAGGTCCGCCGCAACATCCTCACCACCGGGATAGCCGTGGACGAGTTGATCGGCAGGGTGCTGGTGCTGGACTCCGGAGACGGCCCGGTCAGCCTGCGGGTCAACCGGGCGGCCCGACCCTGCGCCTGGATGGACGTCACCGTCGGACCGGGCACGTGGAAGGCCCTGCGCAGCACCGGCGGCGTCCGCTGCACCCCACTCAACGACGGCACCCTGCGCGTCGGGCCGATCGAGGCCGTCGTCACCTGACGGGCTGGCCGCGCTCGACGAGCTGGGGGTGACGGCCCGGCTGTCCGAGCAGGTGAGCCGGCCGCTGGTGGGACCGACGTCAGACCGGGCTGATGTGCGCGGCGAGGACCCGCCAGCCGTGCGGGTCGTCGTGGATCCAGGTGCGGGTGTAGCGGAGGCGAGCCGCGAACGGCGCACCGTCGACGGTCCCGGCCACCCGACCCAGGAAGAACGTCACCCCGGTCGTCCCGACGACGAGGAGGTTCAGCTCCTCCTCGACCAGCTCCTGCACCACCGAGCGGCGCTCCCGGTGGGCCGCCAGGTCATCCTGCTTGGTGTACGTACGCCCGTCCGGGCCGACGCAGATCAGCTGGTCGACGAGCAGCTGGTCGAGGGCGTCGGCGTCGCCGGCCCGCTGGGCGGCCTGCAGGGTGCGCTCGGCGTCGAGCAGCTCTGCCTCGCGTGCGCTGTCCGGCATCGTGGCGTCCTCCCGGATCGGGCCGACCCGGTTCCACCGTCGGGCCGGTCTGTCCGCATTGTGGCAGCTCCCCTCGCCGAGAAGGGCATGGATCGCCGCCGGCGTTCACAGGGCCAGGCGAATCCGTACGACGGTCTCCCTGGCCCTGGTGAGCACGGCGACGTCGTCGCAGATCTGCTCCACGATCGCCAGCCCACGACCCCGTACCGCGTCGGTGGCCGGCATGCTGCGCCCGAACGTCCGCGTCGGGCCCTGGTCGACGACGTCGCAGAACAGGTGGCCCGACTCGGCCCAGAGCAGGACCCGGCCGCCGCCGGTGGTGTGCTGCAACGTGTTGGAGGCCAGCTCGCTGACCGCCAGCGTCAGCACCTCCACCCGGTCCGGTGGTAGCCCTCGGGCCAACGCGGCGGCGCTGACGAACGCGCGAAGGGCCCGCACGTCGGTCGCCACCTGGTAGGTCATGGTGTCCGTGAACGGGGCGGGGGCGCTCTGCGCGATCACGGTGTCCCGTCGTTCGGCCGGCATCAGCCCCCCGGTCGCGGGTCGCCGGTCGGCGTCACCACGATCGGGCCGGTCGCCGTGGACGTGCGAGCCCCGAAGTGCGCCATCGGACAGCAGCAACCCTTCCCGTGCCGGAGCCGTTGTCGCCACATCATGTCATCCGCGGCGCCGTGCCCGTTCGTCCGTTCGGCGGTCGATCACCTGCGGGCCGGTCCGAACCACGTCGTCGGTCCGGTACTCAGGGGGCCGCGTCGAAGGCGACGGACTCGCTCACCTCCCGCCACCGCGCGTCGGACGCCGCGAGGGCCTCGGCGGCTGCCGAGGCGCCCGCCACCGCGTCGGTGCCGAGCAGCAACCGCAGGGGCGGGTCGTCGACGGTGGTGATCCGGATGATCGCCTGGGCGGCGCGTGCCGGGTCGCCCGGCTGACGGCCGCTGCCCTCACGCAGTCGCTGCACGGCCGGGTCGATGACCGGGCGGTACGGTTCGCTGATCGGCAGCTCACTCATCGACGAGCCGGCCCAGTCGGTGCGCAGCCCGCCCGGCTCGACGCTGGTGACCCGGATTCCGAACGGCGCGACCTCCCTGGCGAGCACTCCGGAGAAACCGCTGACCGCCCACTTGGCGGCCTGGTATGCCCCCAGGCCGATGCTGGCGACCCGGCTGCCGACGCTGGAGATCTGCACGATGTGCCCCCGACCCTGCTCCCGCATCGTCGGCAGTGCGGCGCGGGTCAGGTTGACCACCCCGTAGAAGTTCGCGTCGATCTGCGCTCGGAAGTCCTCCTCCGAGATGTCCTCGATCGCGGCGACGTCGGCGTACCCGGCGTTGTTCACCAGGACGTCCAGGCGTCCGAACCCGTCCACGGCGGTGCGGACCGCGTCGCGGGCGGCGGCCGGGTCGGTGACGTCGAGGGCTATCGGCCGGACCCGGTCGCCGTACTGGTCGCTGAGGGCATTCAGCTGGCTGGGGTTGCGCGCGGTGGCGACCAGGTGGTCGCCGTCGGCCAGCACGGCCTCGGCGAGGGCCCGGCCGAGACCTCGGGTGCAACCGGTGATGAGCCATACTCGCGGCACGTCGCTTCTCCCGTCGGGTGAAATCCTGCGGCTACGGGCGGATGTCCAGGGCGCCGATCAGGCCGTCGCGCAGTGTGAACCGGTACCGCAGCTCGACCGGGCTGCCGGGGAAGTCGCCGGAGACCCGGGTGAGAGCCAGGTAGGAGTCACCCGCCTGCGATGTCACCCGGACCGGCTCGGCGGTGTACGAGTAGGCGTCCATCGTCTTCTGCCGCCACGCGCGGATCGAGGCTCGCCCGTCGTACAGCCGGTCCTCGTCGGCGACACTCGCGGTGTCCGCGAAGCAGGCGACGAAGGCGTCCAGATCCCGGTCGTTGACGGCCCGGAAGTACCTGTCGATCACCTCGGGCAGGTCGAGGGCCATCTGCTCCTCCTGCGGCACGGGCCGCCGTCGGGCAGCCGTCGGGTTCCCGGTCCGACCTCACCGTACGAGACGTGAACCGCGCCGCGCGGAGCAATCGGCAGAAGGCATCCCGCTTCCGCTGCCGGGTTTGCTGCCGGTGGGCCCGGGTAGCCACGCCTTTCCGAAGGCGAAGGGCGGGGGCATGGCCGAGCTGGCGTTCGTCGACAAGGTTGCGGCACGGGCGGGTCTTCCGCCGGAGCAGGCGCGCCCGCTCACCGAGGCGGTCCTGCGGACCCTCACCGAGCGGCTCAGCGGCGGCGAGGCGGGCGCGTTGGCCCCCCACCTGGCCGACGAGTTGAGCCCGTTGCTGGTGAAGGCCGCCGAGCCACCCGAGACGTTCGGCTACGACGAGTTCCTGAGCCGGGTCGCCGACCGCGCCGGAATCGACCGCCCGGCCGCCGAGCGGGGCACCCGGGCGGTGCTCCAGACGATGCACCGGGTGGTGGGGCACCGGGAGTTCGAGGATGCCCTGGCCCAACTCCCGGCGGACCTGCGGGCACTGGCGCAGCCGCTGCCGCACGGCCCCTGACCGACGCGCCTGATGCGTCGGTGACCGTCCCGGGCCACCTCGTCGGTGC
Coding sequences within:
- a CDS encoding molybdenum cofactor biosysynthesis protein; its protein translation is MPEIVELLASPVHRFLGRPSDGPAPAPPGELVDAVRIRAGLGIVGDRYFGQQAHRDASVTVIAQESLPADIGLAEVRRNILTTGIAVDELIGRVLVLDSGDGPVSLRVNRAARPCAWMDVTVGPGTWKALRSTGGVRCTPLNDGTLRVGPIEAVVT
- a CDS encoding nuclear transport factor 2 family protein, which produces MPDSAREAELLDAERTLQAAQRAGDADALDQLLVDQLICVGPDGRTYTKQDDLAAHRERRSVVQELVEEELNLLVVGTTGVTFFLGRVAGTVDGAPFAARLRYTRTWIHDDPHGWRVLAAHISPV
- a CDS encoding ATP-binding protein, with the translated sequence MPAERRDTVIAQSAPAPFTDTMTYQVATDVRALRAFVSAAALARGLPPDRVEVLTLAVSELASNTLQHTTGGGRVLLWAESGHLFCDVVDQGPTRTFGRSMPATDAVRGRGLAIVEQICDDVAVLTRARETVVRIRLAL
- a CDS encoding oxidoreductase translates to MPRVWLITGCTRGLGRALAEAVLADGDHLVATARNPSQLNALSDQYGDRVRPIALDVTDPAAARDAVRTAVDGFGRLDVLVNNAGYADVAAIEDISEEDFRAQIDANFYGVVNLTRAALPTMREQGRGHIVQISSVGSRVASIGLGAYQAAKWAVSGFSGVLAREVAPFGIRVTSVEPGGLRTDWAGSSMSELPISEPYRPVIDPAVQRLREGSGRQPGDPARAAQAIIRITTVDDPPLRLLLGTDAVAGASAAAEALAASDARWREVSESVAFDAAP
- a CDS encoding nuclear transport factor 2 family protein, coding for MALDLPEVIDRYFRAVNDRDLDAFVACFADTASVADEDRLYDGRASIRAWRQKTMDAYSYTAEPVRVTSQAGDSYLALTRVSGDFPGSPVELRYRFTLRDGLIGALDIRP
- a CDS encoding DUF2267 domain-containing protein — encoded protein: MAELAFVDKVAARAGLPPEQARPLTEAVLRTLTERLSGGEAGALAPHLADELSPLLVKAAEPPETFGYDEFLSRVADRAGIDRPAAERGTRAVLQTMHRVVGHREFEDALAQLPADLRALAQPLPHGP